In Chitinivibrio alkaliphilus ACht1, a genomic segment contains:
- a CDS encoding phosphomannose isomerase type II C-terminal cupin domain, whose product MGDICFTRPWGTYTILEDSQAYKVKRINVLPGKRLSLQSHSKRDELWTMVQGEGVVTLDGLEITFTYGKTIDIHRGQKHRITNTGSLELIFIEVQTGEYFGEDDIVRYEDDFGRV is encoded by the coding sequence GTGGGTGATATCTGTTTTACACGCCCCTGGGGAACCTACACAATTCTTGAAGATTCTCAGGCATATAAGGTAAAAAGAATTAATGTACTACCGGGAAAGCGTTTGAGTCTGCAATCCCATTCAAAACGTGATGAACTCTGGACCATGGTACAAGGAGAAGGGGTGGTAACCCTCGATGGGCTGGAAATCACCTTCACTTACGGTAAAACCATTGATATCCACCGCGGACAGAAGCACCGCATTACCAATACGGGCTCCCTCGAACTTATTTTTATTGAGGTTCAAACCGGCGAATACTTCGGAGAAGACGATATTGTTCGGTATGAAGACGACTTTGGTCGCGTATAA
- a CDS encoding radical SAM protein, with translation MSNYQYLFGPIPSRRLGISLGVDLVPHKVCTIDCVYCECGATSTLTTDRKEYVPRAKVQAELAEFLAIKPQLDCITFSGAGEPTLNSEIGALIQWIQREYPAYTLVVLTNGTLLHLPTVRREIASLDIVKISVDAVAPALFTEINRPAASLTVSAMMEGIQQFCSECTGKIWLEHFLIPGKNTDEASLHQLGTYLQTLTAEKLQLNTLDRPAPESWVTPADAVTVRMAQEILQSYLSYPVENVSKVDTTYTFSDKTTPIETLICNYISRRPMTLQDLQQTTGKDEKELHAVLEKLSQEELIFSRTEQRGIFYETRKNNGTKE, from the coding sequence ATGAGTAACTATCAATATCTTTTTGGCCCCATTCCTTCACGACGCCTTGGTATATCTCTTGGTGTCGATCTAGTGCCGCATAAGGTATGTACCATCGATTGCGTATACTGCGAATGCGGTGCCACCTCTACCCTCACAACAGATCGAAAAGAGTATGTTCCCCGTGCGAAGGTACAGGCAGAACTGGCCGAATTTCTTGCAATAAAGCCACAGTTGGACTGCATTACCTTCTCCGGCGCAGGGGAACCCACCCTCAATTCTGAGATTGGTGCACTTATTCAGTGGATACAACGGGAATACCCCGCGTATACTCTTGTGGTGCTTACCAACGGCACCTTGCTCCATCTTCCCACGGTTCGTCGTGAAATCGCCTCTCTGGATATTGTAAAAATATCCGTTGATGCCGTTGCCCCCGCTCTCTTTACAGAAATAAATCGCCCCGCCGCTTCACTTACCGTGAGCGCTATGATGGAGGGAATTCAACAGTTTTGTTCTGAGTGTACCGGAAAAATTTGGCTGGAGCATTTTCTTATCCCAGGAAAAAACACAGATGAAGCATCCCTGCACCAGCTGGGCACCTATTTACAAACCCTCACAGCTGAAAAACTCCAACTCAATACCCTTGATCGTCCTGCCCCTGAGTCATGGGTAACTCCTGCTGATGCTGTTACCGTGCGCATGGCCCAGGAGATACTCCAAAGCTATCTTTCGTATCCCGTGGAAAATGTGAGTAAAGTAGACACGACTTACACGTTTTCAGACAAAACCACCCCCATTGAAACACTCATCTGTAACTATATCTCTCGGCGTCCCATGACCTTGCAAGATCTACAGCAGACTACGGGGAAGGACGAGAAAGAACTTCATGCAGTCTTAGAAAAACTTTCTCAGGAAGAACTGATTTTCTCCCGCACAGAGCAACGTGGTATATTTTACGAAACCCGTAAGAACAATGGTACGAAGGAGTAA
- a CDS encoding sigma-54-dependent transcriptional regulator, with protein MEKPCILVVDDDVHMRSSVVEFLRFSDTYEILEAEHGKAALNCLKKTRVQAIISDIKMPEMDGITLLKEIQHRYPHTPVLLMSAYGDIQTAVEAMHCGAFYFVEKGRPSFVDELETLLKRALDTSSLQRENTLLHRENRTLRKALRTDWNYVGTTAKIQKLRSLTETVSKSRSTVLITGESGTGKELIAKSIHALSDRAGGPFIKVNCAALPEGLIESELFGHEKGAFTGAIKSRNGKFELASGGTLLLDEIGEMPLSVQAKLLRVLQEKEVDKVGSDAPVDVNVRIIATTNRDLHKEVSEGTFREDLYYRINVFHFTLPPLRERKEDIEALAEHFITKYNEENGLSVTGLSSGAAAELLGHSWPGNIRELENAIERAVVLTGQGTIEPETLLLRKSPQEKSGLTPGMTVAQAERELIFKTLDFCNNNKTKTAELLDISIRTLRNKLKEYENEAAHE; from the coding sequence ATGGAAAAACCATGCATATTAGTTGTCGATGACGATGTTCACATGAGATCATCAGTGGTGGAGTTTCTAAGATTCTCAGATACCTATGAAATTCTTGAAGCTGAACATGGCAAAGCTGCTCTGAATTGCTTAAAAAAAACACGCGTGCAAGCAATTATCTCTGATATAAAGATGCCGGAAATGGACGGTATTACCCTTCTGAAAGAAATACAGCATCGGTATCCCCATACCCCCGTACTGCTCATGTCTGCATACGGTGATATTCAAACTGCCGTAGAAGCAATGCATTGCGGCGCCTTTTATTTTGTCGAAAAGGGGCGTCCCTCCTTTGTTGATGAACTTGAAACCCTTCTAAAACGTGCCCTTGACACTTCTTCTCTCCAACGGGAAAATACGCTGTTACACCGAGAAAATCGCACCCTTCGAAAAGCCTTGCGAACAGATTGGAACTATGTGGGCACCACCGCCAAAATCCAGAAATTACGCAGCCTAACGGAAACCGTGTCGAAAAGTCGATCCACGGTTCTTATCACGGGGGAATCAGGAACGGGGAAAGAGTTAATCGCCAAATCCATCCACGCCTTAAGTGATCGGGCGGGCGGTCCCTTCATAAAAGTTAACTGTGCTGCCCTTCCGGAGGGGTTGATTGAATCGGAACTCTTTGGACATGAAAAAGGTGCCTTTACGGGGGCTATTAAATCTCGCAATGGGAAATTTGAGCTGGCATCGGGAGGAACCTTACTCCTTGATGAAATTGGGGAAATGCCCCTCAGTGTGCAAGCAAAACTCCTTCGTGTTCTTCAGGAAAAAGAAGTAGACAAGGTGGGAAGTGATGCACCAGTGGATGTTAATGTCCGTATTATAGCAACAACCAACCGCGATCTCCATAAGGAAGTGTCCGAAGGTACCTTTCGGGAAGATCTCTACTACCGTATCAATGTATTCCATTTCACCCTGCCACCCCTTCGTGAAAGAAAAGAGGATATTGAAGCCCTTGCTGAGCATTTCATTACCAAATACAATGAAGAAAATGGGCTCTCCGTAACCGGGCTCTCTTCGGGTGCCGCCGCTGAGCTCCTTGGGCATAGCTGGCCCGGAAATATCCGAGAGCTTGAAAATGCCATCGAACGAGCGGTTGTTCTCACAGGACAGGGAACTATAGAGCCAGAGACGCTCTTATTACGGAAATCTCCCCAGGAAAAATCCGGCCTTACTCCCGGAATGACCGTGGCGCAAGCAGAGCGGGAGCTTATTTTTAAAACCCTCGACTTTTGTAATAACAACAAAACAAAAACCGCTGAGCTTCTCGACATTTCAATCCGCACCTTACGAAACAAACTCAAAGAGTATGAAAATGAGGCTGCCCATGAGTAA
- the fbaA gene encoding class II fructose-bisphosphate aldolase gives MSNAFDAITPGVLYGKELTKAYEIAKEKMIALPAVNCVGSDSINAVMEAAAKINRPVIIQFSNGGASFNAGKGLSLDGQEAAVLGAIAGAEHVHRLAEAYGVSVILHTDHCAKNIISWVDGLIEYGETYYKNHGRPLFSSHMLDLSEEPLEENIATSKEYLARLSKIEMGLEIELGITGGEEDGVDNTDVDKEDLYSKPEEIAYAYEELSKVSPHFTIAASFGNVHGVYKPGNVILSPEILDAAQKHIQEKFGTEEKPVNFVFHGGSGSEPEKIQESLTYGVIKMNIDTDTQWATWKALLDYYTEYKDYLQGQIGNPDGDDKPNKKYYDPRKWLRASEEGMVTRVLEAYDALEYKG, from the coding sequence ATGAGCAATGCCTTTGACGCAATTACCCCCGGTGTATTGTACGGGAAAGAGCTTACGAAAGCCTATGAAATTGCAAAAGAAAAAATGATAGCCCTTCCTGCAGTAAACTGTGTGGGCTCTGATTCCATTAACGCTGTAATGGAAGCGGCTGCGAAGATTAATCGTCCCGTGATCATTCAGTTTTCCAACGGTGGTGCTTCTTTCAACGCAGGGAAAGGGCTTTCCCTTGATGGTCAGGAAGCCGCAGTGCTTGGTGCTATTGCCGGTGCTGAACATGTTCATCGTCTTGCTGAGGCGTACGGGGTTTCTGTAATCCTTCATACAGATCACTGTGCAAAAAACATTATTTCTTGGGTGGATGGACTTATTGAGTATGGAGAAACCTATTATAAAAACCATGGTCGTCCGCTCTTTTCTTCACACATGCTGGATCTCTCTGAAGAACCCTTGGAAGAAAACATTGCTACATCAAAAGAGTATCTTGCGCGTCTTTCAAAAATAGAGATGGGTCTTGAGATAGAGCTTGGTATTACCGGTGGTGAAGAAGATGGTGTTGACAATACCGATGTGGATAAGGAAGACCTCTACTCAAAACCTGAGGAGATCGCCTATGCCTATGAAGAGCTTAGCAAGGTTTCTCCTCATTTTACCATTGCAGCATCCTTTGGAAATGTACACGGTGTTTACAAACCCGGCAATGTTATCTTGAGCCCTGAAATTCTTGATGCTGCACAAAAGCATATTCAGGAAAAATTCGGAACTGAAGAAAAACCAGTGAATTTTGTCTTTCATGGTGGGTCTGGTTCAGAGCCGGAGAAAATTCAAGAATCTCTTACCTACGGTGTTATCAAAATGAACATTGATACCGATACACAGTGGGCAACCTGGAAAGCGCTCCTTGATTATTATACTGAGTATAAAGACTATCTTCAAGGGCAGATTGGAAACCCCGATGGGGATGATAAGCCGAATAAGAAGTATTACGATCCTCGTAAATGGCTTCGTGCTTCTGAAGAAGGTATGGTTACTCGTGTACTTGAAGCATACGATGCGCTGGAGTACAAGGGATAA
- the trpB gene encoding tryptophan synthase subunit beta — translation MSAVDPGKMPDENGFFGEYGGRFVPPELEGVLEEITDAYNAIKDTAEFQEELAYYGKHYIGRPSPIFHAKNLSRTVGGAQIYLKREDLNHTGAHKINHCIGEALLAKKMGKKKIIAETGAGQHGVALATAAALVGLECDIYMGEVDIQKEHPNVVRMKILGARVVPVSHGLKTLKEAVDAAFEAYLKDPVTQLYAIGSVVGPHPFPMMVRDFQKVIGEEAKKQFQETSGGSLPTALVACVGGGSNAMGLFTAFLDNDDVELYGIEPSGTDVEEIGKHAATITKGAPGLLHGFKCYNLQDEEGTPHPVYSVASGLDYPGVGPQHSYLHDIQRVKYRHIGDEEALTAFFELARAEGIIPAIESAHAVAFAQKLARTLPSDATVLVNLSGRGDKDIDYVVEQYGSSFGITL, via the coding sequence ATGTCAGCAGTTGATCCGGGCAAAATGCCTGACGAAAATGGGTTTTTCGGTGAATACGGTGGCCGCTTTGTTCCCCCGGAGCTTGAAGGCGTTCTGGAAGAGATAACCGATGCCTACAATGCCATTAAAGATACCGCAGAATTTCAGGAAGAACTTGCGTACTATGGCAAACACTATATAGGAAGACCAAGCCCAATCTTTCACGCGAAGAATTTAAGCAGAACCGTTGGCGGTGCCCAGATTTATCTAAAACGAGAAGACTTAAACCATACGGGTGCACACAAGATCAACCACTGTATCGGTGAAGCACTTCTTGCAAAAAAAATGGGGAAGAAAAAGATTATTGCGGAAACCGGTGCTGGACAGCACGGCGTTGCCTTGGCAACAGCTGCCGCCTTAGTTGGTCTTGAATGTGATATCTACATGGGAGAAGTAGATATCCAGAAAGAACACCCCAATGTTGTGCGAATGAAGATATTAGGAGCACGGGTAGTACCTGTTTCTCATGGTCTTAAGACGTTAAAAGAAGCGGTTGATGCCGCCTTTGAAGCATACCTAAAAGATCCTGTCACACAGCTCTATGCCATTGGCTCTGTGGTTGGGCCGCACCCCTTCCCCATGATGGTACGCGATTTCCAAAAAGTAATCGGTGAAGAAGCAAAAAAACAGTTTCAGGAAACTTCCGGTGGTTCTCTTCCTACAGCCTTAGTAGCTTGTGTTGGTGGGGGAAGTAACGCCATGGGGTTATTTACCGCCTTTCTTGACAATGACGATGTCGAACTCTATGGAATTGAACCGTCGGGAACAGATGTAGAGGAGATTGGGAAACATGCCGCCACCATTACAAAAGGTGCACCGGGACTTCTCCATGGATTTAAATGCTATAATCTTCAAGACGAAGAAGGTACTCCGCACCCTGTCTACTCTGTAGCCTCGGGGCTTGACTATCCGGGAGTGGGCCCCCAACATTCCTACCTCCATGATATCCAGCGGGTAAAATATCGCCATATTGGCGATGAAGAAGCTCTGACCGCCTTCTTTGAACTGGCTCGTGCTGAGGGTATTATACCCGCCATAGAAAGTGCTCATGCTGTTGCCTTTGCTCAAAAACTCGCACGCACCCTTCCGTCGGATGCCACGGTGCTTGTAAACCTCTCAGGACGCGGAGATAAAGATATTGACTACGTGGTGGAGCAGTACGGTAGCTCCTTTGGTATCACTCTCTAA
- a CDS encoding 3-isopropylmalate dehydratase small subunit — protein MKQFGGSPLFLDRSDINTDEIIPAKYLTEVTKEALQPYLLEDLSLERFDPKGEQLRNAEVLITRENFGCGSSREHAPWALEVNGIHVVIAESYARIFRQNMFNCGMLALELPKEEINNIFALQQTPHLTCAIMMEEQRLTFSNNEKELYNCTFSLSEFDKALVEAGGWVEFADSRY, from the coding sequence ATGAAACAATTTGGTGGATCACCACTCTTTCTTGACAGATCTGATATCAATACTGATGAGATTATTCCGGCAAAATATCTCACAGAGGTAACTAAAGAGGCATTACAACCCTATCTACTGGAAGACCTATCCCTTGAACGATTTGACCCGAAGGGAGAGCAATTGCGTAATGCTGAAGTACTGATCACCCGTGAGAATTTTGGGTGTGGCTCATCGCGAGAACACGCTCCCTGGGCCTTGGAAGTAAACGGCATTCATGTGGTCATCGCAGAGAGTTATGCACGCATTTTTCGTCAAAACATGTTTAATTGCGGCATGCTAGCCCTTGAGCTTCCTAAGGAGGAAATAAACAATATCTTTGCCCTACAACAAACTCCACACCTTACCTGCGCAATTATGATGGAGGAACAACGGCTTACCTTTTCAAATAACGAAAAGGAGTTGTACAATTGTACCTTTTCCCTCTCTGAATTTGACAAAGCCCTTGTTGAGGCAGGAGGGTGGGTAGAGTTTGCCGATAGTCGATATTAG
- a CDS encoding 3-isopropylmalate dehydratase large subunit produces MGKTLVEKVFEAKLRDVPFPGTHVLNLDVVMCHEITTPVAIADLEWRKKDRVFNNTKIKAVIDHVTPAKDSKSAMQGKILRDWADRHNIRDFFDIGQNGVCHALFPEKGFIRPGYTVIMGDSHTCTHGAFGAFSCGVGTTDLEVGILKGVCAFRKPETILVEISGTLGNRVYAKDIMLEIIKKLTVNGATDHVIEFRGEVVDNFSMEERMTLTNMAIEAGGTSGICMPDEKTVDYLWEFIAEEYEHDRSRAIEDFKKWWSDSDASYAQVVKIDASAVEPCATYGYKPDHVDNLRNFTDARVDQVYIGSCTNGRLSDLRIAAEVTKGHRLARGTRGIVSPATPKIYREALKEGLIDIFLDAGYLVSNPTCGACLGMSNGVLAEGEVAAATTNRNFNGRMGKGGMVHLMSPASAAAAGITGKLSDPRDIKEI; encoded by the coding sequence ATGGGTAAAACCCTGGTTGAAAAGGTGTTTGAAGCCAAACTGCGTGATGTCCCCTTCCCCGGAACACATGTACTGAATCTTGACGTTGTAATGTGCCATGAAATAACAACTCCCGTGGCCATTGCAGATCTTGAATGGCGAAAAAAAGACCGTGTCTTTAACAACACAAAAATAAAAGCGGTCATTGACCACGTTACCCCTGCAAAAGACAGTAAAAGTGCCATGCAAGGTAAGATACTCCGCGACTGGGCAGATCGTCACAACATAAGGGATTTCTTTGATATTGGACAAAACGGAGTCTGCCACGCCCTCTTCCCGGAAAAAGGATTCATCCGTCCTGGATATACCGTAATTATGGGAGACAGCCATACCTGCACCCATGGTGCCTTTGGAGCGTTCTCCTGTGGTGTGGGCACAACGGATCTTGAAGTGGGGATTTTAAAAGGCGTCTGCGCCTTCCGGAAACCCGAAACAATACTTGTTGAAATATCTGGAACCCTAGGCAACCGCGTCTACGCAAAAGATATTATGCTCGAAATTATTAAAAAACTCACCGTAAATGGTGCAACAGATCATGTAATTGAATTTCGTGGTGAAGTGGTAGATAATTTCTCCATGGAAGAACGGATGACCCTTACCAATATGGCAATTGAAGCTGGTGGCACCTCCGGTATTTGTATGCCCGATGAAAAAACAGTAGACTATCTTTGGGAATTTATCGCCGAAGAGTATGAGCACGATCGCTCTCGTGCAATAGAAGATTTTAAGAAATGGTGGTCAGACTCCGATGCATCATACGCACAGGTTGTCAAAATAGATGCATCAGCGGTTGAACCCTGTGCAACCTATGGGTATAAACCCGATCACGTTGACAATCTCCGTAATTTTACAGACGCACGGGTTGACCAAGTCTATATTGGTAGCTGCACAAATGGACGTCTCTCTGACTTACGAATTGCCGCGGAAGTTACAAAGGGGCATCGCCTTGCCCGAGGCACGCGTGGCATTGTTTCTCCTGCAACTCCAAAGATATATCGCGAAGCCCTGAAAGAAGGACTCATCGATATCTTTCTTGATGCTGGGTATTTAGTGTCAAACCCAACTTGTGGTGCCTGCCTTGGTATGAGCAACGGAGTGCTTGCAGAGGGAGAAGTTGCCGCTGCTACCACAAATAGAAACTTCAACGGTCGCATGGGTAAAGGTGGGATGGTACACCTTATGAGCCCTGCCTCAGCAGCAGCTGCGGGCATCACGGGAAAACTATCTGACCCACGTGACATAAAGGAGATATAA
- a CDS encoding polyribonucleotide nucleotidyltransferase, whose product MTVHSKSVTVDGTEITLETGRIAKQANGSATIRIGDTILLSTACNGTAREGIDFFPLTVEFIEQSYAAGKIPGSFFKREGRPSTHEILSARVVDRPIRPLFPKGYKEEVQIVNTVISADEVHPADVNAVTAASFALCISDLPFNEPVAAVRVTRLDGKLKAMPTREEAEKGDFNIIIAGTADSIMMVEGGSYEVTEDEIVDSIMYAHDHIKSICQMQKEFLAQLNVSEVHFEAPEGRSSDIDAAVKEIVGTRLHEYSFLSDKEERYEKLADLQKEVLEGLEEKFPEQESDIKAAFHDLEAEDMRTTILKEGKRIGGRGLDDIRKITCELDFLPRAHGSAIFTRGETQALVTTTLGNKRDEMIVDNLQEDFRKTYYLHYNFPPYCVGETGRLGIPKRREIGHGHLAENALSPVLPPEQVFPYTVRIVSDITESNGSSSMASICGGSLSLMAAGVPIKCPIAGIAMGLISDGDDLAILTDILGTEDHLGDMDFKVAGSREGITAIQMDIKIDGITPELMKTALGKARTARMKILDIMEESIAEPRTQLSNFAPAIVTTKVNEKDIGIIIGPGGKTIKEMQEEHSADINIADDGTITIAAQNRSDAEAVNALIEKLTEKPEVNKVYEATVKKIVDFGAFCEYLPKQEGLLHISEIDHTRVEDVNAYLKEGDTINVKIIGLERNGKVRLSLKALKPKSEA is encoded by the coding sequence ATGACAGTTCACAGTAAGTCTGTTACCGTTGATGGTACAGAAATCACTCTTGAAACCGGACGAATAGCAAAACAGGCGAATGGATCAGCTACCATTCGCATCGGCGATACAATCCTTCTCAGCACTGCCTGTAATGGTACGGCCCGGGAAGGTATTGATTTTTTTCCTCTCACCGTTGAGTTTATCGAGCAATCCTATGCTGCAGGGAAAATCCCCGGCAGTTTTTTTAAGCGTGAGGGGCGCCCCAGCACGCACGAAATTTTAAGCGCGCGGGTTGTTGATCGACCCATTCGCCCTCTCTTCCCAAAAGGGTATAAAGAAGAAGTGCAGATTGTAAACACGGTTATCTCTGCAGATGAAGTACATCCTGCAGACGTAAACGCTGTTACGGCAGCATCCTTTGCCCTTTGCATATCCGACCTTCCCTTTAACGAGCCTGTGGCAGCAGTACGTGTAACGCGTCTCGACGGAAAACTCAAGGCCATGCCTACTCGTGAAGAAGCTGAAAAAGGCGACTTCAACATTATTATCGCAGGAACAGCCGACTCAATCATGATGGTTGAAGGTGGTTCCTATGAGGTAACTGAGGACGAAATTGTGGATTCGATCATGTATGCCCATGACCACATTAAGTCCATTTGTCAAATGCAGAAAGAATTTCTCGCACAGCTCAATGTTTCGGAAGTTCACTTTGAAGCGCCGGAAGGCAGAAGTAGTGACATTGACGCAGCAGTAAAAGAAATTGTTGGTACGCGTCTTCACGAATATAGTTTTCTTTCCGACAAGGAAGAGCGCTATGAGAAGCTCGCTGATCTTCAAAAAGAAGTCCTTGAAGGGCTTGAAGAAAAATTTCCTGAGCAAGAAAGTGATATCAAAGCAGCATTCCATGATCTTGAAGCAGAGGATATGCGCACCACAATTCTAAAAGAAGGCAAGCGCATCGGTGGACGTGGTCTTGATGACATCCGTAAGATCACCTGCGAGCTTGACTTTCTTCCTCGAGCGCACGGATCTGCTATTTTCACTCGTGGTGAAACCCAAGCTCTTGTTACAACAACCCTGGGAAATAAACGTGATGAGATGATCGTTGACAACCTCCAAGAGGATTTCCGTAAAACATACTATCTTCACTATAATTTTCCTCCATACTGTGTTGGGGAAACCGGTCGCCTCGGCATTCCAAAACGTCGAGAAATTGGCCATGGTCATCTCGCTGAGAACGCCCTTTCTCCTGTTCTCCCCCCTGAGCAGGTGTTTCCCTATACGGTTCGTATTGTATCTGATATTACCGAGTCCAACGGCTCATCCTCCATGGCGTCTATTTGTGGCGGATCTCTCTCTTTAATGGCCGCAGGTGTTCCTATCAAATGCCCAATTGCAGGTATCGCAATGGGACTTATTAGTGACGGTGATGACCTCGCCATTTTAACTGATATTCTTGGTACGGAAGACCACTTAGGTGATATGGACTTTAAGGTTGCTGGAAGTCGCGAAGGCATCACGGCAATTCAAATGGACATCAAGATTGACGGCATAACACCGGAACTGATGAAAACAGCCCTTGGGAAAGCACGAACTGCACGTATGAAAATTCTTGACATCATGGAAGAATCCATCGCAGAACCACGAACACAGCTTTCCAATTTTGCTCCGGCCATTGTTACAACAAAGGTAAACGAGAAAGATATTGGTATAATTATTGGTCCCGGAGGAAAAACGATCAAGGAAATGCAGGAAGAACACTCTGCTGATATCAACATCGCTGACGACGGAACTATTACCATTGCAGCACAAAACAGGTCAGATGCTGAGGCGGTAAATGCCTTGATTGAAAAGTTAACTGAAAAACCTGAAGTTAATAAAGTATACGAGGCAACAGTTAAGAAGATTGTTGATTTCGGTGCATTTTGCGAATATCTTCCCAAACAGGAAGGTCTGCTTCACATCTCTGAAATTGACCATACACGGGTCGAGGATGTAAATGCCTACTTGAAAGAAGGAGACACAATAAATGTGAAAATTATTGGTCTTGAACGAAACGGTAAGGTGCGGCTGAGTTTAAAAGCACTCAAACCCAAAAGTGAAGCATAG
- a CDS encoding fumarate hydratase produces MRMLSRDQVVSAVRNLCLEAARYLPADVLARMEKYAHAEKNFRGRAILEQCIENARIAAEKKLPICQDTGFAVLFVEMGTACCLDEGSVEEACQEGVRRGYTEGYLRKSIVHDPLFDRVNTNDNTPAVIHLRSVPGKSLRIVLAPKGGGSENMSRTAMLKPADGVEGVRDFVFRTVVEAGGNPCPPTIVGVGLGGTLEQCCLMAKKSLLRPVGTPHEDPRYARLEQELLEQINSSGVGPQGLGGRTTALAVHITPYPCHIAQLPVAVNLNCHAARHAEVTL; encoded by the coding sequence ATACGCATGCTTTCGCGGGATCAGGTTGTCTCTGCAGTGCGCAATCTTTGTCTCGAGGCGGCTCGATATTTACCTGCGGACGTTCTTGCGCGCATGGAAAAGTATGCCCATGCTGAAAAGAATTTTCGTGGCCGTGCTATTCTTGAACAATGTATTGAGAATGCTCGGATTGCTGCTGAAAAAAAACTACCCATATGCCAGGATACGGGCTTTGCGGTGCTGTTTGTAGAGATGGGTACTGCCTGTTGTCTTGACGAGGGAAGTGTGGAAGAGGCGTGTCAAGAAGGAGTCCGGCGTGGATATACTGAGGGGTATTTGCGAAAATCAATTGTGCACGATCCACTCTTTGATCGCGTCAATACGAATGATAATACTCCCGCAGTGATACATCTTCGGAGTGTGCCGGGAAAATCCCTTCGTATTGTCTTAGCTCCGAAGGGGGGAGGCTCTGAAAATATGAGTCGTACGGCTATGTTAAAACCGGCTGACGGAGTGGAGGGGGTGCGGGATTTTGTCTTTCGTACGGTGGTGGAAGCAGGAGGAAATCCGTGTCCCCCCACTATTGTAGGGGTTGGCCTTGGAGGAACTCTTGAGCAGTGTTGTCTCATGGCAAAAAAGTCTTTGCTACGGCCCGTGGGGACTCCCCATGAAGATCCTCGTTATGCCCGTCTTGAGCAGGAGCTTTTAGAGCAGATTAATAGCTCCGGCGTAGGTCCTCAAGGGCTCGGAGGGCGAACCACTGCTCTTGCAGTCCATATTACTCCCTATCCCTGTCATATTGCTCAATTACCCGTGGCGGTAAACTTAAACTGTCATGCCGCTCGTCATGCGGAGGTAACCCTATGA
- a CDS encoding Fe-S-containing hydro-lyase, giving the protein MKHISLSAPLYTGTIRSLSAGDQVVLQGDIYTARDAAHKRLCELLATGKELPLDLRNQVIYYVGPTPAKPGAVIGSAGPTTSYRMDPYAPELISRCGLAAMIGKGDRSDAVVDAMKTHGAVYFAAVGGAAALISQSIVAAEIVAYPDLGPEAIRKLTLRDMPLIVAIDSQGKSLYT; this is encoded by the coding sequence ATGAAACATATTTCTCTTTCGGCTCCCTTATATACAGGTACTATACGGAGTTTATCCGCCGGCGATCAGGTAGTATTGCAGGGAGATATCTATACGGCCCGCGATGCTGCGCATAAGCGGTTGTGTGAATTGCTTGCAACGGGTAAAGAGCTTCCCCTTGATTTACGAAATCAGGTTATATACTATGTCGGCCCTACGCCGGCAAAGCCTGGAGCGGTTATTGGATCTGCAGGCCCAACAACGAGCTATCGTATGGATCCCTATGCGCCGGAACTGATATCTCGGTGTGGCCTTGCTGCCATGATTGGAAAGGGAGATCGCTCTGATGCTGTTGTGGACGCAATGAAGACGCATGGGGCGGTCTATTTTGCGGCCGTGGGTGGTGCAGCAGCACTTATTTCTCAATCAATTGTGGCTGCTGAGATTGTCGCGTATCCCGATTTAGGGCCGGAGGCTATTCGAAAACTCACCCTTCGAGATATGCCCTTGATTGTTGCCATAGATTCTCAGGGAAAGTCTCTGTATACATGA